In Paenibacillus ihbetae, the following are encoded in one genomic region:
- the spoVAC gene encoding stage V sporulation protein AC translates to MSGSNNQKPKSDISTMSSSEYQALAKKHEPPRAVLKNCVRAFLVGGLICLIGQCIQRFFMTVFDMSTTEASNPTVAVLIIISVILTSFGVYDKIAQWAGAGSAVPVTGFANSMCSAALEHRAEGLVLGVGASMFKLAGSVIVFGTVAAFIIGIIYAVLGIGGR, encoded by the coding sequence ATGTCCGGTTCCAACAACCAAAAGCCAAAGTCTGATATCAGCACGATGAGCTCGTCCGAATATCAGGCGCTTGCGAAGAAACACGAGCCTCCCCGCGCCGTACTTAAAAACTGTGTACGCGCCTTTTTGGTCGGCGGCCTCATCTGTTTGATCGGTCAATGCATTCAGCGCTTTTTCATGACCGTGTTCGATATGAGCACGACGGAAGCGAGCAACCCGACGGTTGCCGTTCTTATTATCATTTCCGTCATTTTGACCAGCTTTGGCGTATACGACAAAATTGCCCAATGGGCCGGTGCCGGAAGCGCGGTGCCGGTTACGGGCTTTGCCAACTCCATGTGCTCGGCTGCTTTGGAGCACCGGGCGGAGGGATTGGTCCTCGGTGTAGGGGCAAGCATGTTTAAGCTTGCCGGCTCCGTGATCGTGTTCGGTACCGTTGCGGCGTTTATCATCGGCATCATCTACGCCGTACTCGGCATCGGAGGGAGGTAA
- a CDS encoding M42 family metallopeptidase translates to MNESTRELFRTLTEFPAAPGFERELRAWVKNALSPYTEEFVQDRLGSLFAVLRGDDAGPRVMVAGHMDEVGFMVTGISEAGMVRFQPLGGWWSQAVLAQRLQIITDNGPIAGVVGSIPTHLLDEAQRSKPVDIKSMYIDIGADNKAEAESFGIRPGQQIVPICEFTPLANPKKIMAKAWDNRYGVGLAIELVQALHGEKLPNTVYAGATVQEELGLRGARTAANLIQPDIFFGLDASAANDMMGDKSQFGQLGQGALLRIFDPTMLTHRGMVEYVQDTAETNKIKYQYFVSPGGTDAGQVHLSGIGVPSTIIGICSRYIHTSSSIIHTDDYEAAKELLIKLVKGLDRTTLQTILDRA, encoded by the coding sequence ATGAATGAATCTACACGCGAATTGTTTCGGACGCTTACCGAATTTCCGGCTGCGCCGGGCTTTGAAAGAGAGCTGCGCGCATGGGTAAAAAACGCACTCTCTCCATATACCGAAGAATTTGTGCAAGATCGGCTGGGCAGCCTGTTTGCTGTATTGCGAGGGGATGACGCAGGTCCGAGAGTCATGGTGGCCGGACATATGGACGAGGTCGGCTTCATGGTAACCGGCATTTCGGAAGCGGGCATGGTGCGTTTTCAGCCGCTGGGCGGCTGGTGGAGCCAGGCCGTTCTGGCTCAGCGCCTGCAGATTATTACCGACAACGGACCGATTGCCGGTGTGGTCGGGTCCATCCCGACCCACTTGCTGGACGAAGCACAGCGCAGCAAGCCGGTAGACATCAAATCCATGTACATCGACATCGGCGCGGACAACAAAGCGGAGGCCGAATCGTTCGGCATTCGTCCGGGACAACAGATCGTGCCGATCTGCGAGTTTACGCCGCTGGCCAATCCGAAAAAAATCATGGCTAAAGCATGGGATAACCGATACGGCGTCGGCCTGGCCATCGAGCTCGTTCAAGCCCTTCATGGAGAAAAGCTTCCGAACACGGTTTATGCCGGAGCCACCGTCCAAGAAGAGCTGGGACTCCGCGGCGCGCGGACGGCAGCCAACTTGATCCAGCCCGATATTTTCTTCGGTCTCGATGCAAGCGCCGCAAACGACATGATGGGCGACAAGAGCCAATTTGGCCAGCTGGGACAAGGTGCCCTGCTCCGCATCTTCGATCCGACGATGCTGACGCATCGGGGCATGGTGGAATACGTGCAGGATACGGCGGAAACGAACAAGATTAAATACCAGTACTTTGTATCTCCGGGCGGAACGGATGCCGGGCAGGTTCACTTAAGCGGCATCGGAGTTCCGTCTACGATCATCGGCATTTGCTCACGGTATATCCATACATCGTCTTCCATCATCCACACGGATGACTACGAAGCAGCCAAGGAGCTTCTGATCAAACTGGTAAAAGGGCTAGACCGGACAACCCTCCAAACGATTCTGGACCGGGCATAA
- a CDS encoding winged helix-turn-helix transcriptional regulator: protein MEHKEKVYNTAVEATLEVIGGKWKPVILFHLTFGRKRNSELLSLIPQITQKMLTQHLRELEEEGIIVRKIYNQVPPKVEYELSEYGWSLKEILHLMCRWGDAHIERKYGDSATVREKPLLEESH from the coding sequence ATGGAGCATAAGGAAAAAGTGTACAACACCGCGGTCGAAGCGACGCTGGAGGTGATCGGCGGTAAGTGGAAACCGGTCATTCTCTTTCATCTTACCTTCGGTAGAAAACGTAATAGCGAATTGTTAAGCCTGATTCCCCAAATCACCCAGAAAATGCTGACACAGCATCTCCGTGAGCTGGAGGAGGAAGGCATTATCGTACGTAAAATTTATAATCAAGTTCCGCCCAAGGTGGAGTATGAACTGAGCGAGTATGGCTGGAGCTTAAAGGAAATTCTGCATCTGATGTGCCGATGGGGAGATGCTCATATCGAGCGAAAATACGGCGATTCCGCAACCGTTCGGGAAAAGCCGCTGCTTGAGGAATCGCATTAA
- a CDS encoding SDR family oxidoreductase, which translates to MNTDQRSQHSPKTALVVGANGVIGRNLIEYLATLQDWDIIGVSRRGGEFTNRVRYVSADLLDRDDTAAKLSGLTEVTHIFYAAYQDRPTWAELVAPNLAMLVHVVEAIEPIAVNLQHVSLMQGYKVYGAHLGPFKTPARETDANHMPPEFNIDQQNFLEERQKGKAWTWSALRPSVVSGFALGNPMNLAMVIAVYASISKELGIPLRFPGKPGAYHSLLEMTDAGLLAKATVWAATDERCANQAFNITNGDLFRWNELWPKIAQYFEMETAPPLQMNLETVMADKEPVWNRMVEKHGLAKHSYQEVSSWKFGDFVFSWDYDFFADGSKARRFGFHEYVDTEAMFLNIFDELRRRKVIP; encoded by the coding sequence ATGAATACGGATCAACGTTCACAGCATTCGCCCAAAACGGCTTTGGTTGTCGGGGCTAACGGGGTCATCGGCCGCAACCTCATCGAGTACCTTGCGACGCTTCAAGACTGGGATATCATCGGCGTATCGCGCCGAGGCGGGGAGTTCACGAACCGCGTTCGTTATGTATCGGCCGACCTGCTGGATCGGGACGATACGGCCGCTAAATTAAGCGGCTTGACCGAAGTGACGCATATTTTCTATGCGGCATACCAGGACCGGCCGACGTGGGCCGAACTCGTCGCTCCGAATTTGGCCATGCTCGTCCATGTCGTGGAAGCGATCGAGCCCATTGCCGTTAACCTGCAGCATGTAAGCCTGATGCAGGGCTACAAGGTATACGGCGCTCATCTCGGTCCATTCAAGACGCCGGCCCGGGAGACGGATGCGAACCATATGCCGCCGGAATTCAATATCGATCAGCAGAACTTCCTCGAGGAACGGCAGAAGGGCAAAGCCTGGACATGGTCAGCGCTGCGTCCATCCGTTGTCAGCGGTTTCGCCCTTGGAAACCCGATGAATCTGGCCATGGTCATTGCCGTATATGCGTCGATTTCGAAAGAGCTTGGCATTCCCCTGCGTTTTCCCGGCAAGCCGGGAGCCTATCACAGCCTGCTGGAGATGACCGATGCCGGTCTGCTTGCCAAGGCAACCGTATGGGCGGCAACCGATGAACGCTGCGCCAATCAAGCCTTCAATATTACGAACGGGGACCTGTTCCGCTGGAACGAGTTATGGCCGAAGATTGCGCAGTATTTCGAGATGGAAACCGCACCGCCTCTGCAGATGAATCTGGAAACGGTCATGGCAGATAAGGAGCCGGTTTGGAATCGCATGGTTGAGAAGCATGGACTTGCGAAGCATTCTTACCAAGAGGTCTCATCCTGGAAGTTCGGCGATTTCGTGTTCTCCTGGGACTATGATTTCTTTGCGGACGGCTCGAAGGCCCGCCGTTTCGGTTTTCACGAGTATGTCGATACGGAAGCCATGTTCCTGAATATCTTTGATGAGCTCCGGCGTCGCAAAGTCATTCCATAA
- a CDS encoding acetylxylan esterase yields the protein MNTIQIRKRELNNCRPEPTMNENELNRFWDHYLHVYAGSPLQIESEPEETPYPYMKVSKVTYRGFDQTPIHAWYITPADSNETPKRPCVITFPGYSGDRGLPERYAHWLMLGYSVLAADVRGQSGETGNLLPMDGGVVKGWVSQGITDIHRSYYMAMAIDTVRAVDAALAQPGVDPAKIAVVGGSQGGGLALLAGALHPKVAAIVADIPNLCRMDYGVLHSASSLTEIAQYIKRYPELLDPILYHLAHFDILNLAPRIKAPVMVSVGWKDTVCMPETIYAAYNRIEAPKEIRDYPFSGHEVNEYQKREAVLFLERVLGKA from the coding sequence ATGAATACGATACAGATTCGCAAGAGGGAACTGAACAACTGCCGTCCGGAACCGACGATGAACGAGAACGAGCTGAATCGATTCTGGGATCATTATCTCCATGTATACGCAGGCTCGCCGCTTCAAATCGAAAGTGAGCCGGAAGAAACGCCGTATCCCTACATGAAGGTGTCGAAGGTAACATACCGCGGCTTTGACCAGACACCGATCCATGCCTGGTACATAACGCCTGCGGATTCCAATGAGACGCCCAAGAGGCCTTGCGTCATTACCTTTCCTGGATATTCCGGAGACCGAGGGCTTCCGGAGCGATACGCCCATTGGCTGATGCTCGGCTATTCCGTGCTGGCTGCTGATGTCCGCGGCCAGAGCGGAGAGACGGGAAACCTGCTGCCCATGGATGGAGGTGTCGTGAAAGGCTGGGTGTCCCAGGGCATTACCGACATTCATCGATCCTACTATATGGCGATGGCCATCGATACCGTAAGAGCCGTTGATGCAGCCCTGGCACAGCCTGGGGTAGATCCTGCCAAAATCGCCGTCGTCGGGGGAAGCCAGGGAGGAGGCCTCGCCCTGCTTGCGGGGGCATTGCACCCTAAGGTGGCGGCAATCGTGGCTGACATTCCGAATCTGTGCAGAATGGATTACGGCGTGCTGCATTCGGCAAGCTCGTTGACCGAAATCGCCCAATACATCAAGCGTTATCCGGAACTTCTGGATCCTATTCTCTATCATCTGGCCCATTTTGATATCCTGAATCTGGCACCGAGAATCAAAGCGCCGGTCATGGTTTCTGTGGGCTGGAAGGATACGGTATGCATGCCGGAGACCATCTACGCGGCTTATAACCGGATTGAGGCACCTAAGGAAATACGGGATTATCCGTTCTCCGGGCATGAGGTGAATGAGTATCAGAAGAGGGAAGCGGTACTCTTTCTGGAGCGGGTCTTGGGGAAAGCTTAA
- a CDS encoding sugar phosphate isomerase/epimerase family protein has product MLQGLTAAGLGKLESDLQLIELASRYGFDCVDLDAKSLVDRLGTEEAAALLQSSNIQIGAIGLPVEWRGTDEQFLEGLEKLPSAAAAAAALGCTRCCTYILPSTDAPAAHFMAVATKRLRSCANILGAYGIRLGLEFVGPHHLRTQWKHPFIWTVQETLDWIDAIGEPNVGLLYDAYHWYTNEMSVSDIRRLRADQIVHVHINDAKDVPLHEVLDNDRLYPGEGVIDLAGFLGALNDIGYTGPVSQEILTAAQPTASPEDLVIRSRAAFDQVFQAAGLK; this is encoded by the coding sequence ATGCTTCAAGGATTAACAGCTGCAGGACTCGGGAAACTTGAAAGCGATTTACAGTTGATCGAACTCGCTTCCCGCTACGGTTTTGATTGCGTGGATTTAGATGCGAAGAGCTTGGTGGACCGTTTGGGAACAGAAGAAGCGGCAGCGCTGCTGCAGTCGAGCAATATTCAAATCGGCGCCATCGGATTGCCTGTGGAGTGGAGAGGAACGGATGAGCAGTTCCTGGAAGGGCTGGAGAAGCTTCCGTCCGCAGCAGCCGCTGCTGCTGCGTTGGGCTGCACTCGCTGCTGTACATACATTCTTCCTTCCACGGATGCGCCGGCTGCGCATTTCATGGCCGTCGCAACCAAGCGCCTTCGCAGCTGTGCGAATATTCTGGGCGCTTACGGCATTCGGCTGGGGCTGGAATTCGTCGGGCCGCATCATCTGCGCACGCAGTGGAAGCATCCGTTCATCTGGACCGTTCAAGAAACGCTGGATTGGATCGATGCCATCGGCGAACCGAATGTCGGGCTTCTGTATGATGCTTACCACTGGTACACCAATGAAATGAGCGTATCGGATATACGCCGGCTGCGCGCGGACCAGATTGTTCATGTTCATATTAATGACGCCAAGGACGTTCCATTGCATGAAGTCCTCGATAATGATCGGCTGTATCCCGGTGAGGGTGTCATCGATTTGGCAGGCTTCCTTGGCGCGCTGAACGATATCGGGTATACGGGTCCCGTCAGCCAAGAGATATTGACAGCTGCCCAGCCGACAGCTTCGCCTGAAGATCTTGTTATCCGATCACGCGCAGCGTTTGATCAGGTGTTCCAGGCCGCAGGGTTGAAATAG
- a CDS encoding hydantoinase/oxoprolinase N-terminal domain-containing protein, with the protein MYRIGIDVGGTNTDAIILDELHQLIHSVKSPTSLDIKTGIEASLRKLLQESGIDKTQITHAMLGTTQCTNAIVERKKLATVGVIRLGYPATASVPPYTAWPNDMVEKLSGNYALVHGGYEYDGQVLGEVDENEIRELLAAWQGKVESIAVIGVFSSIKNDQELRVRDLIHEVYGEEYPVSCSSLIGSVGLIERENATILNAALCKVIETTTQGFVNALEEEGITDAAVYLCQNDGTLMSIDYAKQFPILTIACGPTNSIRGASYLVKIKDTMVLDVGGTTSDIGVLQDGFPRESSVAVEVGDIRTNFRMPDIISVGLGGGSIVRVDEGGRITVGPDSVGYRIGEEALVFGGSTLTTTDIAVRLGLADVGDRSLVSHLDEAFAKAVQAEISAIVEQAIDKMKISSGDVQLVLVGGGSIIIPDSIRGVGGMMRVENGSVANAIGASIAQISGQYEQIYIYAREPREASLADAEAKAVKQAVLAGADADTIELVEVEETPLAYHPENATRLRVKVVGKMK; encoded by the coding sequence ATGTATAGAATCGGAATCGATGTGGGCGGAACGAATACGGACGCCATTATTCTGGACGAGCTTCATCAGTTGATTCACTCCGTAAAATCTCCGACGAGTCTGGACATCAAGACAGGGATTGAAGCATCGCTCAGGAAATTACTCCAGGAATCGGGGATCGACAAAACCCAAATTACGCATGCCATGCTTGGCACAACGCAATGCACCAACGCGATTGTGGAACGTAAAAAGCTGGCGACGGTAGGCGTCATCCGCCTAGGCTATCCGGCAACGGCTTCCGTCCCTCCGTATACGGCCTGGCCGAACGATATGGTTGAGAAGCTGTCCGGCAACTACGCTTTGGTCCATGGGGGGTATGAATACGATGGTCAAGTGCTGGGCGAGGTCGATGAGAATGAAATTCGCGAGCTATTGGCGGCATGGCAGGGAAAAGTCGAGTCCATCGCGGTCATCGGCGTATTTTCTTCCATAAAGAATGACCAGGAGCTGCGCGTCCGCGATCTTATTCACGAGGTATACGGAGAGGAATATCCGGTTTCCTGCTCGTCCCTGATCGGCTCCGTCGGACTCATTGAGCGCGAGAATGCAACCATCCTGAATGCGGCGTTGTGCAAGGTGATCGAGACAACCACCCAAGGGTTCGTAAACGCCCTGGAGGAGGAAGGAATTACGGATGCGGCTGTGTATTTATGTCAAAATGACGGCACATTAATGTCCATTGATTACGCCAAGCAGTTTCCGATCCTCACGATTGCCTGCGGCCCGACGAACAGCATTCGCGGTGCTTCTTATTTGGTGAAGATCAAAGACACGATGGTGCTGGACGTCGGCGGTACGACTTCGGATATCGGCGTTCTGCAGGATGGATTCCCGAGAGAGTCGTCGGTTGCCGTAGAAGTCGGCGATATCCGTACCAATTTCAGAATGCCGGACATTATCTCCGTTGGGCTGGGCGGCGGCAGTATTGTCCGCGTGGACGAAGGCGGCAGGATTACGGTCGGACCCGACAGTGTCGGCTACAGGATCGGGGAAGAAGCGCTTGTCTTTGGCGGCAGCACGCTCACGACCACCGATATCGCTGTCCGGCTGGGACTGGCCGATGTAGGCGACAGGAGCCTGGTGTCCCACCTTGACGAAGCCTTTGCAAAAGCGGTGCAGGCCGAAATTTCCGCAATCGTTGAGCAAGCGATCGATAAAATGAAAATCTCCTCGGGGGACGTTCAGCTCGTTCTAGTCGGCGGGGGCAGCATTATTATCCCGGATTCGATTCGGGGAGTGGGCGGCATGATGAGAGTGGAGAACGGAAGTGTGGCCAATGCCATCGGGGCATCTATTGCTCAAATCAGCGGGCAATACGAACAGATTTATATCTATGCGCGGGAACCGCGCGAGGCTTCGCTTGCGGATGCGGAGGCAAAAGCGGTCAAGCAGGCCGTATTGGCCGGAGCGGATGCGGATACGATCGAATTGGTCGAAGTGGAGGAAACCCCGCTCGCTTATCATCCGGAGAATGCAACAAGGTTAAGAGTCAAAGTTGTCGGGAAGATGAAATAG
- a CDS encoding DUF917 domain-containing protein, with product MRYLDKASIEHIAIGAAFLGTGGGGDPYIGKLMAISAVEKNGPVKLYSVDEIGDEDFFIPAAMMGAPSVSSEKFPNGSEFVKVFQKLARYLGEDNIAGTYPMEAGGVNSMIPIVVAAQLGLPLIDCDGMGRAFPELQMVTFHLDGISATPMAITDEKGNIGIFETIDNKWTERLARAATVEMGASALVSLYPTTGAQMKRSGVHHVVTLSEQIGEIISSNHRDAKEKLQELLTLVSGYELFQGKIVDVIRETKGGFNLGKMNLEGIEAHTDGNMKVHFQNENLVAERNGQVVGMTPDLLCLVDYETLTPVTTESLKYGKRVRVIGLPAHAKWRTDKGIQTAGPRYFGYDYDYVPIEELVKKAVADHV from the coding sequence ATGAGATATTTAGATAAAGCCTCGATTGAACATATTGCGATTGGCGCTGCTTTCCTGGGAACAGGCGGGGGCGGAGACCCGTATATCGGAAAATTGATGGCGATTTCGGCCGTTGAGAAGAACGGGCCCGTCAAATTGTATTCGGTCGATGAAATCGGCGATGAAGACTTTTTTATTCCGGCAGCCATGATGGGAGCCCCTTCCGTATCATCCGAGAAATTTCCGAACGGAAGCGAGTTTGTGAAAGTGTTTCAGAAGCTGGCCCGGTATTTGGGAGAGGACAACATCGCAGGCACGTACCCAATGGAAGCGGGCGGCGTCAATTCGATGATCCCGATCGTCGTCGCGGCGCAGCTCGGTCTGCCGCTGATCGATTGCGACGGAATGGGCAGAGCCTTTCCCGAGCTGCAGATGGTGACGTTTCACCTGGACGGGATCTCGGCAACGCCGATGGCGATTACGGACGAGAAAGGAAATATCGGCATTTTTGAAACGATCGATAACAAATGGACGGAACGCTTGGCCCGGGCAGCTACGGTCGAAATGGGCGCGAGCGCTCTGGTGAGCCTGTACCCGACGACCGGGGCTCAAATGAAGAGAAGCGGGGTCCATCATGTCGTTACGTTGTCTGAGCAAATCGGGGAGATTATTTCCTCGAACCATAGAGATGCGAAAGAAAAGCTGCAGGAGCTTTTAACGTTGGTGTCCGGCTACGAGCTGTTCCAAGGAAAAATCGTCGATGTGATCCGGGAAACCAAGGGAGGATTTAATCTCGGCAAAATGAATCTGGAAGGCATCGAAGCCCATACAGACGGGAATATGAAGGTGCATTTTCAAAACGAGAATCTCGTGGCCGAGAGGAACGGACAGGTTGTCGGGATGACCCCGGATTTACTCTGTCTGGTGGATTATGAAACGTTAACGCCCGTTACGACCGAGAGTCTGAAATATGGCAAGCGCGTGCGGGTAATCGGACTTCCGGCTCATGCAAAATGGAGAACGGATAAAGGAATCCAAACGGCCGGCCCAAGGTATTTTGGATATGATTACGATTATGTTCCGATTGAAGAACTGGTGAAAAAGGCGGTGGCTGATCATGTATAG
- a CDS encoding cytosine permease, producing the protein MSNSGKTQSWFTLGIVWAGAMISIPGLLVGNALITGMSLSRTLVVTLVGYAIIVAIMILQGIQSTELGKSTVQVASQVFGTRGSRTILSILLTIACLGWFGIQANVCGAALANLLAEFDIAVPVPAASLISGLVMVVSAMYGIKVLRVLSYIAVPLLVVLCVYGLVKVLRGETLQLISNYRPEQNMSFMDGLAVTMGSFALGAVIAGDYSQFSGKRSDVWKAALFGIIPAGVLMISVGAVLTVAYQTNDVTAVFLNIATPLIGGIVLILAAWKTNMVNAISGGFALINVFNVSKEKEKWAVGAAGLIGTVLAVAGILDYFTPVMSVLSAMVPPVAGVMIAAYWVMNKGDKSRWKETEGVNRLGVYSWLTGSVIACLPVVLSFFPSLPQVSNQPLIGIVISFVIYVVGYRFTVTKSVILEEP; encoded by the coding sequence ATGAGCAATTCAGGAAAAACGCAGTCTTGGTTCACGCTGGGGATCGTCTGGGCCGGCGCGATGATCAGCATACCGGGTCTTCTGGTAGGAAACGCGCTCATCACCGGAATGAGCTTATCCCGAACCTTAGTCGTTACTTTGGTCGGGTATGCGATTATCGTAGCCATCATGATTTTACAGGGGATTCAAAGCACGGAGCTGGGCAAGTCGACCGTCCAGGTAGCGAGTCAGGTGTTTGGCACCAGGGGATCCCGGACGATCCTTTCGATCCTTTTGACGATTGCCTGCCTCGGCTGGTTCGGGATCCAGGCCAATGTGTGCGGCGCGGCGCTGGCAAATTTGCTGGCCGAGTTTGATATTGCGGTTCCGGTCCCCGCAGCCTCGCTCATCAGCGGTTTGGTGATGGTCGTATCTGCCATGTACGGAATCAAAGTGCTGCGCGTGCTCAGTTATATTGCGGTGCCATTGCTGGTCGTGCTCTGCGTGTATGGTTTGGTCAAGGTGCTGCGAGGAGAAACGCTGCAGCTGATTTCGAATTACAGACCTGAGCAGAACATGAGCTTCATGGACGGGCTGGCGGTAACGATGGGCTCCTTTGCGCTCGGCGCGGTTATCGCAGGGGATTATTCGCAATTTTCCGGGAAGCGCTCCGATGTGTGGAAAGCCGCCCTCTTCGGGATTATCCCGGCAGGCGTATTGATGATTAGCGTCGGGGCCGTCTTGACGGTGGCTTACCAAACGAATGATGTTACGGCCGTCTTTTTGAATATCGCCACTCCGTTGATCGGCGGCATCGTGCTGATCCTGGCTGCCTGGAAGACCAACATGGTGAATGCGATCTCGGGCGGGTTCGCGTTGATCAACGTGTTTAATGTATCCAAGGAAAAAGAAAAATGGGCGGTAGGCGCCGCCGGACTGATCGGAACGGTGCTCGCCGTCGCGGGCATCCTGGATTACTTTACGCCGGTCATGTCCGTGTTGTCAGCCATGGTGCCTCCCGTTGCGGGCGTCATGATTGCCGCTTATTGGGTGATGAACAAAGGGGATAAAAGCCGCTGGAAGGAGACGGAGGGCGTTAATCGACTGGGCGTATACTCCTGGCTGACCGGTTCGGTCATCGCCTGCCTACCCGTCGTATTGTCGTTCTTCCCCAGTTTACCGCAGGTATCTAATCAGCCGTTGATCGGCATTGTCATTTCATTTGTCATTTATGTGGTAGGATATCGCTTTACCGTTACAAAGTCTGTCATATTGGAGGAACCATGA
- a CDS encoding PucR family transcriptional regulator, giving the protein MPSFRGAKVLTGRNSLHRTVSSLSVLEVSNADFSSKIVRSVQEEWYAEEIVISSLYSIKDSVDKQCEAIQYLINLGEVGLILYYVGIVIPKVPEELLQLAESQNFIIICMPENDSSLRYNEVIYEVMEAIVLDNQTINDNFVNESLEKVSYLPEHSRSVEIMLKLLSDRLKANIVLTNTKLEIVNQVMWPRNSTLDVVKIIHEHALQMEKNGSAGAISSGISCFVDHKVLRQKNGEALNLFLIKENSKLPGKTIDKISEVVQVAINLWGDKHNEVSEYALVKAIINDESEKMRRLAHLLHIDVASIQMMWLVYIQDLTEEKRIREELAEHLAKYYKTTVIQTIDHCIIVLLGNCSYKYNEVEVAEEYIDTTSFQPSISEMVYAPRMRNTTDVRRMYQLVNQVGQKVHLIYQERKMFTAAEIRSMKRAIDLSVQGEEVIEEWMAVIAPILDDLESVRTLTIFLLDAKGNFDVCAKLLFVHKNTVKYRIKKISELLGYDITMNSEFYDVYLACMIYRLIHN; this is encoded by the coding sequence TTGCCTTCATTCCGGGGCGCCAAGGTGTTGACCGGACGGAACAGCCTTCATCGTACGGTTTCCTCATTATCCGTATTGGAGGTTTCCAACGCTGATTTTTCTTCCAAAATCGTCCGTTCCGTTCAAGAGGAGTGGTATGCGGAGGAAATTGTGATCAGTTCGCTATACTCCATCAAGGACAGTGTGGACAAGCAATGCGAAGCGATTCAATACTTGATTAATCTCGGTGAGGTAGGACTGATTTTATATTATGTCGGAATTGTCATTCCGAAGGTGCCGGAGGAACTGCTTCAATTAGCCGAGTCCCAAAATTTCATTATCATCTGCATGCCGGAGAACGACTCCTCCTTGCGTTACAATGAAGTGATTTATGAAGTGATGGAAGCGATCGTGCTGGACAATCAGACGATCAATGATAATTTTGTCAATGAGTCGCTGGAGAAGGTATCGTACCTTCCGGAGCATTCGCGCAGCGTTGAAATCATGCTGAAATTGTTGTCCGACCGGCTGAAAGCCAACATTGTACTGACCAACACGAAGCTTGAGATCGTGAATCAGGTCATGTGGCCGCGCAACTCTACGTTGGATGTTGTAAAAATCATTCACGAGCACGCGCTTCAAATGGAGAAGAACGGCAGTGCCGGAGCGATCAGTTCCGGCATCTCCTGCTTTGTTGATCATAAGGTCCTTCGTCAAAAGAACGGGGAGGCGCTGAACCTTTTTTTAATCAAAGAAAATTCGAAGCTGCCTGGGAAGACGATCGATAAAATCAGTGAGGTTGTGCAGGTAGCCATCAATTTATGGGGAGACAAGCATAATGAGGTCAGCGAATATGCCTTGGTCAAGGCGATTATCAATGATGAGAGCGAGAAGATGCGAAGACTCGCCCATCTGCTTCATATCGATGTCGCGTCGATCCAAATGATGTGGCTGGTCTACATTCAGGATTTAACGGAGGAAAAACGCATCCGCGAGGAACTGGCGGAGCATCTCGCCAAATATTATAAAACGACGGTCATTCAAACGATCGATCATTGCATCATCGTGCTGCTGGGTAACTGCTCGTATAAGTACAACGAGGTGGAAGTGGCTGAAGAGTATATCGATACGACGAGCTTCCAGCCCTCCATATCCGAAATGGTGTATGCGCCAAGAATGAGGAATACGACGGATGTGCGCAGGATGTATCAGCTCGTAAACCAAGTCGGGCAGAAGGTGCACCTTATATATCAAGAGCGGAAAATGTTTACGGCCGCAGAAATCCGCTCCATGAAGCGGGCGATCGACTTGAGCGTGCAAGGAGAAGAAGTCATTGAAGAATGGATGGCGGTAATCGCGCCTATTCTCGATGACCTAGAATCGGTTCGAACATTAACGATCTTTCTTCTGGATGCGAAGGGAAATTTCGATGTCTGTGCCAAGCTCCTCTTTGTCCACAAGAACACCGTAAAGTACCGCATCAAGAAAATCAGCGAGCTGCTGGGCTACGATATCACGATGAATTCCGAATTTTATGATGTGTATTTGGCCTGCATGATCTACCGGTTAATCCATAACTAA